TCCTCCGCCTTCCACGCCACCTGCTACTTCAAGTCCACCGACGGCCACACCAACAACTTGTCCTTCAACACCTCTCGGCTCAATCTCCACGTCGCCCTCCTCGCCGgtaatactctctctctctctctctctctcttggaggATTCACCGTGGTTTTTGTTAGTTAAGACGGTAGTTTTCACAGTGGTTGGTTGGTTGAGCTTGATCAAGACCATCGCTTGTTCTCTTGGGTGGATCGGGGGTGTTTGAAAGTTCAATTCTTTGCCGAGTAAAAACGAAGAAGTCATGTAGCTTGAGTATCAGGTTTAGTGTTACCATTCTTATACTTAGGTGGCGCATGAGTTTCTTTGATCTTCATCGTTCAAGTTTTGCTTATACTTCCTTGTTGGTGATACCGTTTTGATTCTGGTCTTCTGTCTCTGTTGTCCGATGGGTAGGACAGAAAGGAGGATGTATCGTCATCGATTCAACTCGGAAAGGGAAGAGGTTTCCTGACAGCATGTCGAAGACGATACCCATCTGGACGTGCGTCATGAATAGAGCTATTGTCAATTACAGGAGGAAAATGTGCAGTGATGGCCTTATTTCAAAAGGGGTGAGTGAGTATGAGTACTAGTCTCGGTAGTTTTGAGCTTCAGACAATTTATAGCATTGTTTCTGCATTTCCTTACAAATTTTTCCTAGTAGTATTATTCATGTTCTGCTGGTGCTTTTGATTTCATTGTCTGTTGGAGGAATCAATGATTACCTCATTATGGAACTTCTTGTCTGTTAGTGCTTACTCAAGCAACCTTAGGTTTAGCAAGAActgcaaagtttttttttactgCTACCTTTGCATTTTATGCTCTTCCCACTTATTACTATGTTATAGAAAAGTGCTTTTGCTTTATCTGTTTGAAATGCTGATGAGGATATTTCCTCCAAGTAAACTATGTGGAATTTGCACTCATACAGGGTTTAGATAAATCTAATCAACATGAAAATAGCGAGGGACAGGCTCCTTTGGATTGGGATTGTTCCTTGCATCTTCCTTTGTGGGTTTCTGAGACAGAACGGTCAACTATCGAGAAACGCTTGGAAAGTTGGACTCATCAGTTGGAAGCCAGTGGGGCTGATATTAGTTCGATTGCCTCATGCTTGAGGAAGCCCCTGCGTCCATTATGGGTGTCACAGAGAACTGTTATTTGGTTGAATGAAGTGCCTGATCATGATTCTTGGGATTTTACACCAATCATACTTGTTTCTGCTTCTTGCTCAAGTGGAACTGCCCAACACAAGACTACTTCAGAGTTCAGCTGGAACTACATAGCAGGGGCTGGAGATGATGAGGAAAGCTGGGCTAGGGGTTTATCACCATCTCTTTTCTGGGAAAATGTGTATGATATCATAGAAAGTGGTCCTGCTTTGTGCAATCGGAAGGTAGCTGATATAGTAGAGAAGCATAGAGTTTACCTATCTCAAAGGGGGCATACTGCCCCTCAGGTCAAAGTCAAGGGTCCGAAATTGCCTGGGAGTACATGCAATCTTTCTTGTGACGAACCGCCCCTAGCTTCAGAGATGGCTAATGCTGAAGTTGATCCTAAGTCTTCCCATAAAAATTGCCCCATAACTTGGCTGGGTTCGACAAATCTCGCTATGTGCTCAACTCAATTCTGTATGTATTTTTGTGTTGCTCCAGCAATTGATTAACTTAAATTGTTTGATCAAGTGAGACTTGCAGCTCTTTCGATAGTCTTCACATACCAAATTTGAGTTGAGACTCTCCCTCTGTTTTCATTTCTTGAATCTATAATTCTTTTGCCTTGATCCTTGAACTGGGAATTTAGAAGTTTTGAGGGTGGGGAATTCTTCCAATCATAGCTCTGCACTTTTTCATTCCCTCGACACATAGGAACAGCATAGTGTCTTTTCACACTTCTCTTCAAGTAAAGGAGGTTACTgccttcaattttaaaaaactaaaaggGGGTCATTCTATATATAGATGGTCATAATAGTGCTGTTTCTATTAACATTATTGGCACCACCTTTTGTCCTGCTTTTTTCTTCTGGCTCACTGTTCtgcctcgatttttcttttggtgcaGCTGCAGAAGCATCTGGTGTTGATTGCATCTTGAATTGTTCTCATGAGTCTATTTCTGTCTCTTTACAAAGTACTGAGGCATGTCTACATCTTCCAATGCTGGTGCGTACAAACAAAAGCTGAAGAACACTCATGAGGTGTAATTAATATGAAGATAGATCTTCCTTATCTACAGCAGTAGATTAAGAGAGCATTGAGTTCTAGTGGTATAGATTTTGAGCACCGCCAATTTACTCCTCTAAAACCTTACTTTTGTTGTCCAGAACTCAAAACAAGATCGGTTCTCCCTATTAAGCAATCTTCAGACAGCGGTAAACTTTGCAAGGTCGAATCTAAGCAAAGGGAAGACTTTTCTCATCTGTTGTCAGAATGGTAAGAAAGTTTTTCAAGGATAAGGAACTCCTTTCAATTTATTACAGATATTACTTCATGTAATTTCGTATGCTATCTGCATGAAAAAGCTGTAATCAAATGTGCTTCTGAGGATTGACATGGTCAGCATTCTTTAGTTGTTTTAATCATTGAGAGAACTCGTTTGTGCATTACTTCACAGGGGAGGACATCAGTGTATGCACTTGTCTAGCAATCCTAATGTCGTTATTTGATGATCAAGGTATATGTCAACTTTTTTCTGGATTCTAGATAGTTTTattccctttttcattttccttaaaatttgGGCTGTTTATTAGGAACCTATGATGATGGAAAATCCTTTAGCGGGACAATTGTTACTAAATGGGAGATGCGGCGGCGACTCGTTTATATCTGCAAGTTTGCAACAAATGCGCGACCTTCCCGAGGAAATCTAAAGCAGGTGTTCAATTTCCTTACTGGCGGAGGAAGAGCCAGTTCGGATTCTTAAGATTATGGACGTTGCTGCTTCTGTGAATGCTAATCGGGCAGGGACAGATTCTGTCTTCCTTGTTTTTATTCAACGAGATTTCTGCAAAGATCTGGGCAAATCTCAAGGTTAGATTGAGCTTCTACCGGTAGTTTGAGTGGTGACTAATTTAGATAAGAGTAGATACTGAATCTTTGTAAAATTTGCGAGGGAGGACATATTGTGTTGTTGAGCTGCTCAAAAAAGACAATCATCTGTATCATCGTGATCACTCACCTTGCAATTCCCTTTTATAGAGGGGGTTTTGTGGGAAGCATAAATATACAGGATGGTCTTAAAAGTCTTATGTTATTTGAACTTTATTAGGTGTTTCGAGCGCGTTGCTTTCAGTGCATCTCAGCCCTTAGATCAGTGTGATTCAATAGGGTTAATCCTCTTACATCTACCTAGTACAGTCAGAGGATCCATAGGTTCTTGTTATTCACTTCAGATCCCACGAGTCCTATAGACAAGACACTTGAGACAGCATGGAGCTATTTTATATGTCTGGGCTTTACAATGGGTTTCCACATGGAGTGGGACTCCATGTCTTGAATGGCTGAAATGGCTCCCATGACCACCTTTAGCGACCCGTAGAAGCCTGAAAACACATTTGCGGGCATGCGAAAGCATAGGCATTTACTTATTGGAATGCCGTTCCGTGCCCTCGAGATCAGTCTGTTACCATTGTTGGATTGATAGGGTCTAGCTAGATGGATGAATGAATTGGACATTTTCCACTGCCTGGTACTGCTGCGGCGTACCTAGAACCAGATCCAATCAATATTTCGACCTTATGTGTTTAACATTGATGCAGCCATAAAGTTGAATCCTGGCTGCTTCATTAAGGTAACCACCCAAATGTCGGTTCAAAGTCGAACCGCTCTTCAGCACACTAGAATCATTTAATTTCAAGCTTAGATACCGATATTTTACATCCTTTCCCCTCTGCACCATGGTCATACTTTTGCTTTCTCTGTGTTACGTTACGTCCCACTGTGTTCTCAGTCATAAGGCTACCATCTATTTCCGTCTACAGAAAAGGTACGTCCAACAATATGAAGCATTGAGAAAGAAGTGGAAAAACATTATAGGACTAGAAAGTCCTTGATCTAATCAGCATAATACAGCAAACGAGATCGAAAGCAGCCGGTTAGAGGTAATTTTTTGTTACCGAAAGGGAGAAATTACTGCTTGCCGGGGAAGTGTACTGTTTGTTTTCACTTGAACGTTGAGTACTACAGTGGTAGACGCTGAGTTTTAACTCGAGGAGAACAAGCTAAGGGATTTGGACCTAAGGGAAGTATATATTTCACATGTCGGACGATTGGTGGGGGCAGCAaggagcggcggcggcgacctcTACCCCTCTTTGAGTTAGTCATTCAAAGGAAGGCAAAGCACTCGGACTATGACCGAATGGTGGGAGATGATGACTTTGCATGACACTGGACGGATTAGCAGGCTCAAACCGGACCTCGTCATAGTTCTAGCTTCTCTTTAGGTTTTGATCGGTCTGAGTATTGTCGTTCTCTTGTTGCTTTGAGACAGCCAGTTGCCTGAAATATTCATGGAAAAAGAGGACAAGAGGGGTCGTGAATTGCAAAAGAGACCATTCAGGTGCAAAAGTCTTAAAGCTGAAAGataaaagttttgcaatttgcTTTGTAGTTGAGAGATGTAATAGGCGTGCCTCGGAACCCATTGCTCGTACCCAGTAGGCACGTTTCGAAAACAATATAGAAAAGGATCTTGAAAATGCTTCATATATCAACGTTGAGAAACGCCGGACTTGCTAAGATCGGTTTACAAAATCGATTTGCAAAGTGATGTGGCAGAATGTTATTGGGTCCTGAAGATGGGTCCACTCGTTCAAAAGGCCATTTACAGTCCGACACATCACTTCATGAACCGATTCTGTAAACCGATCTCGCTATGTCTAGAACTCCATTCCCAAAGTAAATACTTTGGCAACTTTGCATCTCCTACCAATAGTGTGTTGTGCTTTTTAATGGCCCCATAACATGCATGACCATACAAGATTTTCGGCATTTTCCACTTTTGTCTGAAGCGACCCTTTCGCTTTCATGGCGTGTCATTCACGATAATCGCGAACGGTCACAAGCAACTACAAATAGTGGCTGGGGGACAAAAGCAGCCCAtggattagctcgaactatAGTAGTGATGGTGACCATCATCATCAGAGTTAATCTAGATCCCAGATTCGCTCCTTGGACCAAAAGATAGTTAAATTAACAGTCTTACTGAGCAGAATGTATACATAGTCCA
This genomic interval from Rhodamnia argentea isolate NSW1041297 chromosome 4, ASM2092103v1, whole genome shotgun sequence contains the following:
- the LOC115740736 gene encoding tRNA A64-2'-O-ribosylphosphate transferase isoform X1; translation: MIAIVPFPLSEKPLGKSTTASKMEDDAEAAKQLKKLSIYSAARIIKRRDNSLYNALRSIYEDSIFVAEISQLWPSLPLVANLRCGLWYSSAFHATCYFKSTDGHTNNLSFNTSRLNLHVALLAGQKGGCIVIDSTRKGKRFPDSMSKTIPIWTCVMNRAIVNYRRKMCSDGLISKGGLDKSNQHENSEGQAPLDWDCSLHLPLWVSETERSTIEKRLESWTHQLEASGADISSIASCLRKPLRPLWVSQRTVIWLNEVPDHDSWDFTPIILVSASCSSGTAQHKTTSEFSWNYIAGAGDDEESWARGLSPSLFWENVYDIIESGPALCNRKVADIVEKHRVYLSQRGHTAPQVKVKGPKLPGSTCNLSCDEPPLASEMANAEVDPKSSHKNCPITWLGSTNLAMCSTQFSAEASGVDCILNCSHESISVSLQSTEACLHLPMLNSKQDRFSLLSNLQTAVNFARSNLSKGKTFLICCQNGEDISVCTCLAILMSLFDDQGTYDDGKSFSGTIVTKWEMRRRLVYICKFATNARPSRGNLKQVFNFLTGGGRASSDS
- the LOC115740736 gene encoding tRNA A64-2'-O-ribosylphosphate transferase isoform X2: MSKTIPIWTCVMNRAIVNYRRKMCSDGLISKGGLDKSNQHENSEGQAPLDWDCSLHLPLWVSETERSTIEKRLESWTHQLEASGADISSIASCLRKPLRPLWVSQRTVIWLNEVPDHDSWDFTPIILVSASCSSGTAQHKTTSEFSWNYIAGAGDDEESWARGLSPSLFWENVYDIIESGPALCNRKVADIVEKHRVYLSQRGHTAPQVKVKGPKLPGSTCNLSCDEPPLASEMANAEVDPKSSHKNCPITWLGSTNLAMCSTQFSAEASGVDCILNCSHESISVSLQSTEACLHLPMLNSKQDRFSLLSNLQTAVNFARSNLSKGKTFLICCQNGEDISVCTCLAILMSLFDDQGTYDDGKSFSGTIVTKWEMRRRLVYICKFATNARPSRGNLKQVFNFLTGGGRASSDS